One Vigna unguiculata cultivar IT97K-499-35 chromosome 7, ASM411807v1, whole genome shotgun sequence genomic region harbors:
- the LOC114191822 gene encoding serine/threonine-protein kinase PCRK1-like, whose protein sequence is MPNTEEKKGIFGFVGSEKPKLFGVNLYLFESSSSQVAMKCFPFYFGEKKDGPKTLQSISGRSNSSTNVEAEMRRSGSELNSMDASDTSTDSLRRNAFPSLSQRPSNLRVFTVPELKTATKSFSRSVMLGEGGFGCVYKGLIKSVDDPSTRIEVAVKQLGRRGIQGHKEWVTEVNVLGIVEHPNLVKLVGYCADDDERGIQRLLVYEYMPNRSVEHHLSPRSETPLPWNRRLKIAQDAARGLTYLHEEMDFQIIFRDFKSSNILLDEQWKAKLSDFGLARLGPSDGLTHVSTAVVGTMGYAAPEYIQTGRLTSKSDVWSYGVFLYELITGRRPIDRNRPKGEQKMLEWIRPYLSDGRKFQLILDPRLERKHLFKSAQKLAVIANKCLVRNPKNRPKMSEVLQMVTQVVESSVSTNPQPPLKSVVASEEASTETVNNKITMDQQPDCNWLRLWRPKFLSTWL, encoded by the exons ATGCCAAACACGGAAGAAAAAAAGGGGATTTTTGGTTTTGTTGGGTCAGAAAAGCCGAAGCTTTTTGGGGTCAATTTATATCTATTTGAG TCTAGTTCAAGTCAGGTAGCAATGAAGTGTTTTCCATTCTACTTTGGAGAGAAGAAGGATGGTCCTAAGACCTTGCAATCGATATCGGGTCGGTCCAACAGTTCTACTAATGTTGAGGCTGAGATGAGAAGATCTGGTTCTGAATTGAACTCTATGGATGCCTCAGACACCAGCACAGACTCCCTTAGGAGAAATGCATTTCCCAGTTTGTCTCAAAGACCCAGCAACCTCAGAGTATTTACTGTACCCGAACTAAAAACAGCCACAAAGAGTTTTAGTCGCTCTGTGATGCTTGGAGAGGGTGGGTTTGGGTGTGTCTACAAGGGGTTGATCAAGAGTGTTGATGATCCTTCCACAAGAATTGAAGTTGCTGTTAAACAGCTTGGCAGAAGAGGAATTCAG GGGCACAAGGAATGGGTAACAGAAGTGAATGTTCTGGGTATTGTGGAGCATCCAAATCTGGTGAAACTAGTGGGATACTGTGCTGATGATGATGAAAGAGGAATCCAGAGGCTTCTGGTTTATGAATATATGCCAAACAGAAGTGTGGAACACCATTTATCACCACGATCAGAAACTCCTCTACCATGGAATAGGAGGTTGAAAATAGCCCAAGATGCAGCTCGTGGCTTAACATACCTGCATGAGGAAATGGATTTTCAG ATAATTTTCAGAgatttcaaatcttcaaatattCTTTTGGACGAGCAGTGGAAGGCAAAGCTGTCAGACTTTGGGCTAGCAAGATTGGGACCATCTGATGGGTTAACTCATGTCTCAACAGCG GTAGTTGGAACAATGGGTTATGCAGCTCCAGAGTATATTCAAACTGGACGTCTTACATCAAAGAGTGATGTATGGAGCTATGGTGTCTTCCTTTATGAGCTAATCACTGGCCGGCGGCCGATTGACCGGAACCGGCCGAAGGGTGAGCAGAAGATGTTGGAATGGATAAGGCCATACCTTTCAGATGGAAggaaatttcaattaatattggATCCAAGACTTGAGAGGAAACACCTCTTCAAGTCAGCACAAAAACTTGCTGTAATAGCCAACAAATGCTTGGTCAGAAACCCAAAGAATCGCCCTAAGATGAGTGAAGTGTTACAAATGGTGACTCAGGTTGTGGAGTCTTCAGTGAGTACTAATCCACAGCCACCCTTGAAGAGTGTTGTAGCCTCAGAAGAAGCTTCTACTGAAACAGTGAACAACAAAATTACCATGGATCAACAACCAGATTGTAATTGGTTAAGGTTGTGGAGGCCAAAATTTTTGAGTACATGGTTGTAG
- the LOC114191145 gene encoding uncharacterized protein LOC114191145: protein MGELALNRAWMYDRCAWMYDRCYSGRRGLKESFVLGIEEFVRVARQSRYFELEGGIRCPCIKCDCTRILTDEIVKVHLYKKGFIPNYWIWTLHGEDMLVDLIEGDNFVPRDGVHTAEMEQLCDMEEMVNNALCQFQSNQQPNDTNLEERPNESTQRFYNLLAEANQPLFEGAKNSKLSVCVRLLSYKSNWNIPNQCLEAFTKLLLDLTPPNMSLPKSYYDAKRLVSKLGLKAKKIDCCVSGCMLFYDNDNEKKDAALLECKFCHKPRYHPLHQGSRRKKPIPVKSMFYLPIIPRLQRMFASMQTAANMTWHHENQSQGMLRHPSDGEAWKHFDRKHPTFTSDPRNVRLGLSSDGFNPYIKASSSPYSCWPVIVTPYNLPPEMCMSKPYMFLSCLIQRPSNPKASIDVYLEPLIDDLKKLWVGILTYDVSRKQNFMMRACLMWTINDFPACGMLSGWGTHGRLACPHCMEHNKSFMLNYGRKSCWFDSHCRFLPNDHHFRRNIKAFRKGQVETNGPPPRLTPLQVWRRVKHFPKVTENGVTRIDGYGKWHNWTKRSIFWDLPYWKDNLLRHNLDVMHIEKNFFENIFNTVMNVTGKTKDNEKVRRDLGLYCKRKALELKVQDKGKY, encoded by the coding sequence ATGGGCGAACTTGCTTTGAATCGTGCATGGATGTATGATCGTTGTGCATGGATGTATGATCGTTGTTATAGTGGTAGAAGGGGATTGAAGGAGTCTTTTGTCTTAGGCATTGAAGAGTTTGTTCGAGTAGCAAGACAGTCTAGATATTTTGAACTTGAAGGTGGGATTAGATGCCCATGCATTAAGTGTGATTGTACAAGGATTTTGACAGATGAGATTGTAAAAGTTCACCTTTATAAAAAAGGGTTCATACCAAATTACTGGATTTGGACATTACATGGTGAAGATATGCTAGTTGATTTAATTGAAGGTGATAATTTTGTCCCTAGAGATGGTGTACATACTGCTGAAATGGAGCAATTGTGTGACATGGAAGAGATGGTCAATAACGCTTTGTGTCAATTTCAATCAAACCAACAACCCAACGACACTAACTTAGAAGAGCGTCCTAATGAATCCACACAAAGGTTTTATAATTTGTTGGCGGAGgcaaatcaacctttatttgaAGGGGCAAAAAACTCTAAATTGTCAGTATGTGTTAGACTTCTATCTTATAAGTCTAATTGGAATATTCCCAACCAATGCTTAGAGGCTTTCACCAAACTTTTGTTAGATCTCACACCACCAAATATGAGTTTGCCAAAGAGTTATTATGACGCTAAGAGGTTAGTATCAAAGTTGGGATTGAAGGCTAAGAAGATTGATTGTTGTGTGAGTGGTTGTATGCTCTtttatgataatgataatgaaaaaaaagatgCAGCATTGCTTGAATGTAAATTTTGTCACAAACCAAGATATCATCCACTTCATCAGGGATCAAGGCGCAAAAAACCAATTCCAGTTAAGTCAATGTTCTATTTGCCTATAATCCCAAGATTACAAAGAATGTTTGCTTCTATGCAAACTGCGGCAAATATGACTTGGCATCATGAAAACCAAAGCCAAGGAATGTTACGCCACCCATCTGATGGTGAAGCTTGGAAGCACTTTGATCGTAAACATCCTACCTTTACGTCTGATCCACGCAATGTGCGACTTGGTCTAAGTTCAGATGGATTTAACCCTTACATTAAGGCTTCATCTTCACCATATTCTTGTTGGCCCGTGATTGTTACTCCATACAATCTTCCTCCAGAAATGTGCATGTCAAAACCTTATATGTTTTTGAGTTGTCTTATACAAAGGCCATCCAATCCAAAGGCCTCTATTGATGTTTACTTGGAGCCTTTAATTGATGATTTGAAGAAGTTGTGGGTTGGTATCTTGACCtatgatgtttcaaggaaacaaaattttatgatgAGGGCATGTTTGATGTGGACTATTAATGACTTCCCTGCTTGTGGGATGTTATCTGGTTGGGGCACACATGGTAGATTAGCTTGTCCGCATTGCATGGAGCACAATAAGTCATTCATGTTAAATTATGGTCgcaaaagttgttggtttgacTCACATTGTAGGTTCTTACCTAATGACCATCACTTTAGGAGAAATATTAAAGCCTTTCGAAAAGGGCAAGTTGAAACAAATGGGCCACCTCCTAGGTTGACACCATTACAAGTTTGGAGAAGAGTGAAACATTTTCCAAAAGTCACTGAAAATGGTGTAACACGGATAGATGGATATGGAAAGTGGCATAATTGGACAAAAAGAAGCATTTTTTGGGATCTTCCATATTGGAAAGATAATTTGTTAAGGCATAATCTTGATGTAATgcacattgaaaaaaatttctttgagaACATATTCAATACTGTTATGAATGTGACGGGAAAGACAAAGGACAATGAGAAGGTAAGAAGGGATTTAGGATTGTATTGCAAGCGAAAAGCCTTGGAGTTGAAGGTTCAAGATAAGGGAAAATATTAA